TACCGTTTCGCGCGTTACCACCGGCAGGTACAGCAGCTTCGAGCCCAGACCTTCGAGATACTCACGTTGCGGCAGTTCGGCGATCAGCTGCTGATAGGCCAGCTCACGCGCCTCGCGCACGCTATAGACCAGCACGATGCGCTCGAAGCGCTGCCAGGCCTCGAAGTCCTGCAGGATCGACAGAAACGGCGCGATCCCGGTGCCGGTGGCCAGCAGCCAGAGGTCACGGCCATCGGGAAAGCGATCCAGTGTCAGGAAGCCGAAGGCCTGCTTGTCCACCAGCAACTCGTCGCCGACCTCTAGCCGGCTCAGTTCGCTGGTGAATTCGCCGTCCGGCACCACGATGGAGAAGAAATCGAGAAACTCGTCGTGCGGCGCCGAAACCATCGAATAGGCGCGCCAGACGATGCAGCCGCTGGGTTTGCGCACACCGAGACGGGCGAACTGCCCGGCGGTGAAGCGAAAACCGGGGTCGCGGCTGGTACGCAAGGTGAACAGGTTGGGCGTCAGCGTCTGCACCTCGAGCAGGCGCTGGCGGGTGAACTTCTCTTCGCTGGCGGTCATACTTCGCTCCCTCCGAGCATCTTCGGGCCCACTGCACGCAGCGCCCGTATGAATCCTTGATACTCCTTTCCGACGCCGACAAACACCGCCAGTTCTCATGCCTATTCTCGACACCCCGTACGCCAGCCTCGACCTGATCCGCCAGCCGGAGCAGCCCAACGAGCCGTTGCAGGCCTTCGATGCGGCCGACGAATACCTGCTCGCCACGCTGCACGAACAGGGGTTACCGGCGACCAGCCGGGTGCTGATCCTCAATGACAGCTTCGGCGCCCTGGCCTGCTCGCTGGCCGCGCATGTCGAGGTGACCAGCAGCGGCGACTCGCATCTGGCCCATCTGGCGCTGCAGAAGAACCTGGCACGCAACGACCTGCCGGCCGAACGCGTGCGCTTCGTGCCGGCCAGCGAAGTGGCTCATGGGCCCTTCGACCGGGTGCTGATTCGCGTACCGAAAACCCTCGCCCTGCTGGAAGAACAGCTGATCCGCCTGCACGGCCAACTGGCACCGGGCGCGCAGGTGATCGCGGCGGCGATGATCAAGCACCTGCCGCGTGCCGCCGGCGATCTGCTGGAGCGGTACATCGGGCCGGTGCAGGCTTCGCTGGCGGTAAAGAAGGCCCGCCTGCTCACCGCCACGCCAAGCGCGAAACCGGCACCGCGGTCGCCCTACCCGACCCGCTACCGCCTGGACGCGCCGCCGCTCGAACTGCTCAACCACGCCAACCTGTTCTGTCGTGAAGGGCTGGACATCGGCACGCGCGCTTTCCTGCCGCATCTGCCGCAGGCACTTGGCGCGCTGCGTGTCGCCGACCTCGGCTGCGGCAACGGCGTGCTCGGCATCGTCTACGCGCAGGGCAACCCGCAGGCGCAACTGACGCTGGTGGACGAGAGC
This DNA window, taken from Pseudomonas sp. FeN3W, encodes the following:
- a CDS encoding ferredoxin--NADP reductase, with the translated sequence MTASEEKFTRQRLLEVQTLTPNLFTLRTSRDPGFRFTAGQFARLGVRKPSGCIVWRAYSMVSAPHDEFLDFFSIVVPDGEFTSELSRLEVGDELLVDKQAFGFLTLDRFPDGRDLWLLATGTGIAPFLSILQDFEAWQRFERIVLVYSVREARELAYQQLIAELPQREYLEGLGSKLLYLPVVTRETVPGALHGRITTLIENGELERAADLQLTPEHSRIMLCGNPQMIEDTRAILKARDLNLSLTRRPGQVAVENYW
- a CDS encoding class I SAM-dependent methyltransferase, with the protein product MPILDTPYASLDLIRQPEQPNEPLQAFDAADEYLLATLHEQGLPATSRVLILNDSFGALACSLAAHVEVTSSGDSHLAHLALQKNLARNDLPAERVRFVPASEVAHGPFDRVLIRVPKTLALLEEQLIRLHGQLAPGAQVIAAAMIKHLPRAAGDLLERYIGPVQASLAVKKARLLTATPSAKPAPRSPYPTRYRLDAPPLELLNHANLFCREGLDIGTRAFLPHLPQALGALRVADLGCGNGVLGIVYAQGNPQAQLTLVDESYMAVQSARENWQAIHGQRPVEIRAGDGLAEQPPASLDLVLCNPPFHQQQVVGDFLAWRMFTQAKAALAKGGELWIVGNRHLGYHLKLKRLFGNAEQVAATPKFVILRSIKA